The Hymenobacter oligotrophus genome segment CGAAAACGCGTTGGAATTCATTGGTCCGGAGTTTCTGAATCAGTACAACGCGCTACGCGGTATCCAAACGGCAACGGTTACGACGGCTACGCCGCTCACGCCCGAACTCCGCGCGCATGTGGAGCGTTTGGTGGTCGGTCAGACGGGTGGCCAGGTAATGCTGCAGGAACAAGTAGATCCGTCCTTAATTGGTGGATTTGTTTTGCGCATCGGCGACCGGCAGATCGACGACTCGGTACGCACGCGTCTCAACCGCCTGCGCACCACTTTCAAAGAGAACCCCTACCAAGCCCAACTATAAGTCAGCATCATGGCAGAAGTACGTCCGGATGAAGTATCCGCCATTCTGCGGGAGCAGTTGTCCAATTTCAAGTCCGAAGCCGAACTCGAAGAAGTCGGTACGGTGCTGCAGGTTGGCGACGGGGTAGCCCGCATTTACGGCCTTTCAAAGGCTCAGTCAGGCGAACTGGTTGAGTTCGAGAACGGCCTGCAGGCACTGGTTTTGAACCTCGAAGAAGACAACGTAGGTGCCGTAATGCTCGGCGACTACAGCGAAGTACGCGAGGGCGCTACCGTGCGCCGCACCAACAAAATCGCTTCGATTAAAGTAGGCGAGGGCATCGTGGGCCGCGTGGTAAACACGTTGGGCCAACCCATCGACGGCCGTGGCCCCATTGCTGGCGAGCTGTACGACATGCCGCTGGAGCGCAAGGCGCCGGGCGTAATCTTCCGCCAGCCGGTAAACGAACCACTGCAAACCGGTATCAAGGCTATCGACGCCATGATTCCGATCGGTCGTGGCCAGCGCGAGCTGATCATCGGCGACCGTCAGACGGGCAAGTCGACGGTTGCGCTTGACGCTATCCTGAACCAGCGCGAGTTCTTCGAGCGCGGCGAGCCGGTTTTCTGTATCTACGTTGCCATCGGCCAGAAGGCCTCGACGGTAGCCCAGATCGTGAACTCGCTGCAGCGCGGCGGTGCCATGGACTACACGGTGGTTGTTTCGGCTTCGGCCGCTGACCCCGCTCCGATGCAGTTCTTTGCCCCGTTCACGGGTGCTGCCATCGGTGAGTTCTTCCGCGATACGGGTCGTCCGGCTCTGGTTGTGTACGACGACTTGTCGAAGCAAGCTGTGGCTTACCGCGAGGTGTCGCTGCTGCTGCGCCGCCCGCCCGGCCGCGAAGCTTACCCTGGCGACGTATTTTACCTGCACAGCCGTTTGCTCGAGCGTGCCGCTAAAATCAACGCTTCGGACGACATCGCCCGTAACATGAACGACCTGCCCGACAGCCTGCGTGGCCTCGTGAAGGGCGGTGGTTCGCTAACGGCTCTGCCCATCATCGAGACGCAAGCTGGTGACGTATCGGCTTACATTCCGACGAACGTAATTTCGATTACCGACGGTCAGATCTTCCTCGAAACCAACCTCTTCAACTCGGGCATCCGTCCGGCTATCAACGTAGGTATCTCGGTATCGCGTGTAGGTGGTTCGGCTCAGATCAAGTCGATGAAGAAAGTGGCTGGTACGCTGAAGCTGGATCAGGCCCAGTTCCGCGAACTGGAAGCTTTCGCCAAGTTCGGCTCGGACCTCGATGCCTCGACCAAGCTCACCATTGAGCGTGGCCGCCGCAACCTCGAAATCCTGAAGCAGCCGCAGTTCTCGCCGGTAAAAGTTGAAGACCAAGTAGCTATCATCTATGCTGCTACCAACGGTCTGCTCGACGCCATCCCGGTAAACCGCGTACGCGAGTTCGAGAAGGAGTTTACGCAGGTGATGAACACCCGTCATGCCGACGTGCTGGCTGGCCTGAAGGCCGGTAAGCTCGACGATACCATTACGGGCACCATCCGCCAGGTGATCAAAGACCTGTCGGCTTCTTACAAGTAGTAATTAGTTGTCAGTTGTCAGTTGTTGGTTGTCAGTGTGGGGTAGTTCGACTACCCTGCACACACTGACAACTGATAACGGGCAACTGACAACTCTTTTCATATGGCAAGCTTAAAAGAAGTCCGGGGCCGCATTCAGTCGGTAAGCTCGACGCAGCAAATCACCAAAGCCATGAAAATGGTGGCGGCAGCAAAGCTGCGCCGCGCGCAGGACAACATCATGCGCATGCGCCCCTACGCGCAACGCCTGAACAGCATCTTGGCTAATTTGTCGCAAGGCAATGCAGAGGACAGCGTGACCGGCGAATACGGCGTGGTACGCGAAGTGCGCCGCGTGCTGATCATTGCTGTTACGTCGGATCGTGGCTTGGCTGGTGCTTTCAACAGCAACATCTTCAAGGCTACGAACGCGCTGATTCAGGAACGCTACGCCGACCTGGCTGCCGCCGGCAACGTACGCGTGATGGCCATTGGCCGCAAAGCGCACGATTACTTCGGCCGCCGTGGCCTGTTGGTGGGCAACCATACCAACGTATTCACGAACCTGTCGTTCGACACGGTGCGCGTGGCTGCTGAAGAGGCTATGGATGCTTTCCGGGCCGGGCAGTATGATCAGGTAGTGCTGGTGTACAACGAGTTTAAGAACGTGGCGACGCAGATTATCCGTACGGAGCAACTGTTGCCCATTCTGCCGCCCGAAGCACCCGCCAACGCCGCTACCACCTCGAACCTGGACTACATTTTTGAGCCCAGCAAAGAGGAAATCGTGCTGACTTTGATTCCGACGTCGCTGAAAATCCAGCTCTACAAAGCGGTGCTCGAAAGCAACGCTTCGGAACACGGTGCCCGCATGACGGCCATGGACAAGGCCACCGAAAACGCCGGCGAGTTGCTGAAAGCGCTAAAGCTAACCTACAACCGCGGCCGCCAAGCCGCCATCACGAACGAGATTCTCGAAATCGTGGGTGGTGCCGAAGCCTTGGCTGCCAGCCGCTAAACCACAGGCTCAGACCTAGGAAAAGCCTGCCCCAGCCGGGGCAGGCTTTTTTGTTGATAGGCACCTAGGGCGTTGCCAAGGCAACCGGGCAGGCGCTACAGCTTGGCGTAGTTGCGCTCGGCAATGTGCTTGCCGGGCTTGGGCGTGTAAGGGTTTTGCTCCACGAGCGCCAACACGCGCTCGGGGGTAAGCTGGGTAAAGTCTTTCATGACGTGCATCGGCGCCTGAAACTTGTTGGCGCTTATGCTGGTGCTCAGGCAAATGCAGCGCATTTTGGCTTTGTAAGCGGCTTGCTCGCCCAGCACGGCATCCTCGAATACCACGCAGCGCTCCGGCGCAACGCCCAGCTGCCGGGCGCACTCGCTGAAGGTATCGGCGTGAGGTTTGCCGCGCTGCACATCGGCTTTGCCCACCACCACATCGAAGAAGCGGCGCAGGTTGAGGTGGTCGATGATATAGCCGATGGTTTCGGGGGCCGAGCCGGTACCTAGGGCTAGTTTGAAGCCGGCCGCGCGGGCTGCCTGCAAAAAGCCAGTGAGGCCGGCGGTT includes the following:
- a CDS encoding HAD family hydrolase, which gives rise to MPLRASECALIFDMDGVLIDNTRYQAKAFQLLFRELGLQTNALGLLQRLNGMPATNILKTVYRNPVPEKELKTYADRREFLYRVLYWDKRQETAGLTGFLQAARAAGFKLALGTGSAPETIGYIIDHLNLRRFFDVVVGKADVQRGKPHADTFSECARQLGVAPERCVVFEDAVLGEQAAYKAKMRCICLSTSISANKFQAPMHVMKDFTQLTPERVLALVEQNPYTPKPGKHIAERNYAKL
- the atpG gene encoding ATP synthase F1 subunit gamma → MASLKEVRGRIQSVSSTQQITKAMKMVAAAKLRRAQDNIMRMRPYAQRLNSILANLSQGNAEDSVTGEYGVVREVRRVLIIAVTSDRGLAGAFNSNIFKATNALIQERYADLAAAGNVRVMAIGRKAHDYFGRRGLLVGNHTNVFTNLSFDTVRVAAEEAMDAFRAGQYDQVVLVYNEFKNVATQIIRTEQLLPILPPEAPANAATTSNLDYIFEPSKEEIVLTLIPTSLKIQLYKAVLESNASEHGARMTAMDKATENAGELLKALKLTYNRGRQAAITNEILEIVGGAEALAASR
- the atpH gene encoding ATP synthase F1 subunit delta; amino-acid sequence: MSELRVAARYAKSLLDLAQEQGTLDTVKQDIELFSNTMEGSRDLRLLLRNPIVQHDKKLAILRRLFDGKVSDLTMRFFTIITQKNRENALEFIGPEFLNQYNALRGIQTATVTTATPLTPELRAHVERLVVGQTGGQVMLQEQVDPSLIGGFVLRIGDRQIDDSVRTRLNRLRTTFKENPYQAQL
- the atpA gene encoding F0F1 ATP synthase subunit alpha, producing MAEVRPDEVSAILREQLSNFKSEAELEEVGTVLQVGDGVARIYGLSKAQSGELVEFENGLQALVLNLEEDNVGAVMLGDYSEVREGATVRRTNKIASIKVGEGIVGRVVNTLGQPIDGRGPIAGELYDMPLERKAPGVIFRQPVNEPLQTGIKAIDAMIPIGRGQRELIIGDRQTGKSTVALDAILNQREFFERGEPVFCIYVAIGQKASTVAQIVNSLQRGGAMDYTVVVSASAADPAPMQFFAPFTGAAIGEFFRDTGRPALVVYDDLSKQAVAYREVSLLLRRPPGREAYPGDVFYLHSRLLERAAKINASDDIARNMNDLPDSLRGLVKGGGSLTALPIIETQAGDVSAYIPTNVISITDGQIFLETNLFNSGIRPAINVGISVSRVGGSAQIKSMKKVAGTLKLDQAQFRELEAFAKFGSDLDASTKLTIERGRRNLEILKQPQFSPVKVEDQVAIIYAATNGLLDAIPVNRVREFEKEFTQVMNTRHADVLAGLKAGKLDDTITGTIRQVIKDLSASYK